In one Dermatophagoides farinae isolate YC_2012a chromosome 4, ASM2471394v1, whole genome shotgun sequence genomic region, the following are encoded:
- the Ccdc58 gene encoding coiled-coil domain-containing 58: MEAMCEDFLAFEDVLKNLRKLDDNIVHSLNTTIPTQSFAVKGIDPTKQCQELYKQLMELHTNREQAIKNCIIRVSESVHQLKRRRDENEADFQVQKQLRKEQNKLRMMQNELHVEEVVRDRSLKFFHERCRAYYRPATSTPPI; this comes from the exons ATGGAAGCTATGTGCGAGGATTTTCTCGCATTTGAG GATGTACTCAAAAATCTTCGCAAATTAGATGATAACATTGTACACAGCCTTAATACGACCATACCGACACAATCGTTCGCTGTGAAAGGAATCGATCCGACCAAACAATGCCAGGAATTATACAAACAG CTCATGGAATTACATACAAATCGTGAACAAGCAATCAAAAATTGTATCATTCGAGTATCAGAATCCGTACATCAACTAAAACGACGCcgtgatgaaaatgaagccGATTTTCAGGTACAAAAACAATTACGTaaagaacaaaataaacTTCGAATGATGCAAAATGAATTACATGTGGAAGAAGTGGTCCGTGACCGAAGCCTTAAG TTTTTCCATGAAAGATGTCGGGCATATTATCGACCAGCGACTAGTACGCCTCccatatga
- the mora gene encoding cysteine and histidine rich domain containing protein has translation MSGPLQCYNISCGQTYHENENNDLACQYHSGKPYFHDGYKEWTCCKMRSRDFSIFMGFKGCTKGRHSNVKPEEPAKPPTVIESECPSVIQNDDDENVKPKETIEPFVPPDPNYEQEIEIFESVNVASAPPVPKTIMICKNCKNEQSTLNLDGSCLYHKGVQIFHDAYKFWSCCQHKKFSDFEDFQKLTPCARADNHILIAKVEHKENWFQTGGMITIALYGLKGARRESRDGQNRSKVSIRGGRYLFARLINHEGLVIFEKEWTLQDYISHEGGKVTINVSNVQIALKKSNESYHWPKLINE, from the exons ATGTCTGGCCCACTTCAATGTTACAATATTTCATGTGGTCAAACGTATCAtgaaaatgagaataatGATTTGGCTTGCCAATATCATTCAGGTAAACCGTACTTCCATGATGGTTACAAAGAATGGACCTGTTGTAAGATGCGTTCACgagatttttcaatattcatgGGATTCAAAGGAT GCACAAAAGGACGACATTCGAATGTAAAACCCGAGGAGCCAGCCAAACCACCAACTGTCATTGAATCCGAATGTCCATCGGTCATTCaaaacgatgacgatgagaATGTAAAACCCAAGGAAACAATCGAACCATTCGTTCCACCGGATCCCAATTACGAACAAGagattgaaatatttgaatcgGTCAACGTAGCTTCAGCCCCACCGGTTCCTAAAACAATTATGATTTgcaaaaattgtaaaaatgaaCAGTCCACATTGAACCTAGATGGCTCTTGTCTTTACCATAAAGGAGTTCAAAT TTTCCATGATGCCTATAAATTCTGGAGCTGTTGCCAACATAAAAAGTTTTCCGATTTTGAAGATTTCCAAAAATTAACACCATGTGCTCGAGCAGATAATCATATACTTATAGCCAAAGTGGAACACAAAGAGAATTGGTTTCAAACAGGCGGTATGATTACCATTGCTTTATATGGATTAAAAGGTGCACGTCGTGAATCTCGTGATGGACAAAATCGATCCAAAGTTTCGATTCGAGGTGGCCGATATTTGTTTGCTCGTTTGATCAATCATGAAGGTCTggttatttttgaaaaagaatggaCCCTTCAAGATTATATTAGCCATGAAGGTGGTAAGGTCACCATAAACGTCTCAAATGTACAGAtagcattgaaaaaatcaaatgaaagtTATCATTGGCCTAAActgatcaatgaatga
- the LOC124490060 gene encoding uncharacterized protein LOC124490060 — translation MLRQLSSIDGETVIVLICKNIDHVYSDLITDLTDPSIEINKMITQNYVRSLFIRLITNNNPVRSFCSKGKFFDDSDAKTKQTKQEISDLKAKQLYPEYEQTEYGIVFDKKPFKYQCIAGKAYFWCSCGLSHKQPFCDGTHRNQHLQIKLKPLRWDCTETKEYWFCNCKQTRHPPFCDGTHRQKSIQEGHSTIRDHHSPPLVIEKIKKK, via the exons ATGTTAAGACAACTATCATCAATAGATGGCGAGACtgtcattgttttgatttgcaaaaacattgatcacGTTTATAGTGATTTAATAACCGATTTAACCGATCCATCAATTGAGATAAACAAGATGATCACCCAAAATTATGTTCGTTCCCtattcattcgattgattaCCAATAACAATCCTGTTagatcattttgttcaaaagGCAAATTCTTTGACGATTCTGATGCAaagacaaaacaaacgaaacaagAGATAAGCGATTTGAAAGCCAAACAATTATATCCAGAATATGAACAAACCGAATATGGAATCGTGTTTGATAAGAAACCATTCAAATATCAATGCATCGCTGGTAAAGCATATTTTTGGTGTAGTTGTGGCCTTAGTCATAAACAG CCATTCTGTGATGGTACACATCGTAATCAACAtttacaaatcaaattgaaaccaCTCCGATGGGATTGTACCGAAACGAAAGAATATTGGTTCTGTAATTGTAAACAAACACGACACCCACCATTCTGTGATGGTACTCATCGACAAAAATCTATCCAGGAAGGCCATTCCACCATacgtgatcatcatt
- the pea gene encoding ATP-dependent RNA helicase pea produces the protein MNELEKLQYLSLVSKVCTELENHLGFNDKDMAEFIIDLAEENSTFDSFKSALIANQAQFTDSFIANLLRIIQHMRPKKKSKGFNDNDDQNDDVDDDGNDGRKKDDKQMKRALYPCLALPDQELDQKYGDEVEKENHQDMDDTMKLLEQLSEKNKQNDDDDNDKRQKEKDRDDSDRKRSSRRSDSRKRDDRDRDRRSRSRERRHQRDYRHESDDYESEKHRSRNKHSESKRRSDYDHHHRDDEDSRSSSSKRAKYEDLPEIPALGMILNGRVTNIMQFGCFVQLEGLRKRREGLVHISQLRREGRVNDVNEVVSRGQRVKVKVLSFTGQRTSLSMKEVDQETGKDLNPNTQHTSRGKANDDDDDLSEFKNPDRPSNLPPLPGSSIKSTTGEDSVDDSETRRRIIQRISSPEKWELKQMAAANVLDRSQLPDFDEKLGVLPRIDEDDDEDIEIELVEEEPAFLRGHGRSHLTDLSPVRIVKNPDGSLAQAAMMQSALSKERRELKQQQQQSEVNKNRPEDSKDWFDPMPQNAAKETIGAGWGSSGGGGTGNSGMPNEMPEWKRYITGGAKASYGKRTELSLMEQRQSLPIYQFKDELSKAVADNQILIVIGETGSGKTTQITQYLAEAGYVTRGKIGCTQPRRVAAMSVAKRVADEFGCRLGTEVGYTIRFEDCTSPETVIKYMTDGMLLRECLLDADLRGYSVLMLDEAHERTIHTDVLFGLLKKAVKKRPDLKLIVTSATLDAVKFSQYFFEAPIFTIPGRTFPVEILYTKEPETDYMDASLLTVMQIHLTEPPGDILLFLTGQEEIDTACEVLYERMKCLGPDVPELLILPVYSALPSEMQTRIFEPTPPGSRKVVIATNIAETSLTIDGIYYVVDPGFVKQNVYNPKTGMDSLVVTPISQAQAKQRAGRAGRTGPGKCFRLYTERAYRDEMLTTPVPEIQRTNLSETVLQLKAMGINDLINFDFMDAPPAEALLMALEQLHSLGALDDEGLLTRLGRRMAEFPLEPRLCKVLLQSVQLGCSEEALTVVSMLSVQNVFYRPKDKQALADSKKAKFNQPEGDHLTLLAVYNAWKNNKLSTAWCYENFVQVRTLKRTQDVRKQLLGIMDRHRLDVISCGQNTAKLQKAICSGFFRNASKKDPQEGYRTLVDGQVVYIHPSSALFHQQPEWVIYHEIVLTTKEYMREVTTIDPRWLVDFAPTFFRFSDPAKLSKHKKQLRLEPLYNKYEEPNAWRISRVRKRRN, from the coding sequence ATGAACGAATTGGAAAAACTTCAATATCTGTCTCTTGTATCGAAAGTTTGTACCGAGCTGGAAAATCATTTGGGtttcaatgataaagatATGGCCGAATTCATTATCGATTTAGCCGAAGAGAATTCTActttcgattcattcaaatctgCATTGATTGCCAATCAAGCTCAATTCactgattcattcattgccaATCTTTTACGTATCATTCAACATATGcgaccaaagaaaaaatcaaaaggctttaatgataatgatgatcaaaatgatgatgttgatgacgatggaaATGATGGtcgaaaaaaagatgacaaacaaatgaaacgtGCTCTTTATCCATGTTTGGCTTTGCCCGATCAAGAACTTGATCAAAAATACGGAGATGAagtggaaaaagaaaatcatcaagaCATGGACGACACGATGAAATTGTTGGAACAGTTgtccgaaaaaaataagcaaaacgatgatgatgacaatgataaacggcaaaaagaaaaagaccGGGATGATAGTGATAGAAAAAGAAGTTCTCGAAGATCCGATTCCAGAAAACGAGATGATCGAGACAGAGATCGGCGAAGTCGAAGCCGAGAACGCCGGCATCAACGTGATTATCGTCATGAAtcagatgattatgaatctGAAAAACATCGATCTCGAAACAAGCATTCAGAATCAAAAAGAAGATCCGattacgatcatcatcaccgtgatgatgaagattcaCGATCGTCTAGTAGTAAACGAGCGAAATATGAAGATCTGCCTGAGATTCCAGCCTTAGGAATGATATTAAACGGTCGTGTTACGAACATTATGCAGTTCGGCTGTTTTGTTCAGCTCGAAGGTCTTCGTAAACGACGAGAAGGCCTAGTTCACATATCACAATTGCGACGTGAAGGTCGTGTTAATGATGTTAATGAAGTTGTGAGTCGAGGACAACGTGTCAAAGTAAAAGTATTGTCGTTCACTGGTCAACGAACTAGTCTTTCAATGAAAGAAGTAGATCAAGAAACGGGTAAAGATCTAAATCCAAACACTCAACATACATCTCGTGGTAAAgctaacgatgatgatgatgatttgtctGAATTCAAAAATCCGGATAGACCTTCGAATTTGCCACCATTACCTGGCAGCAGTATCAAATCTACGACTGGAGAGGATTCTGTTGATGACTCGGAAACTCGTCGTCGTATTATACAACGAATTAGTTCACCAGAAAAATGGGAATTGAAGCAAATGGCCGCAGCAAATGTCCTCGATCGTTCTCAGCTGCcggattttgatgaaaaattgggCGTCCTGCCTAGAATCGatgaagacgatgatgaagatattGAAATCGAATTAGTGGAAGAAGAGCCTGCATTTCTTCGTGGACATGGTCGATCGCATTTGACTGATTTGAGTCCCGTAAGAATAGTAAAAAATCCCGACGGATCACTAGCTCAAGCCGCAATGATGCAATCTGCATTATCGAAAGAACGGCGTGAGttaaaacagcaacaacaacagtccgaagtaaataaaaatcgacCCGAAGATTCGAAAGATTGGTTCGATCCAATGCCGCAAAACGCTGCAAAGGAAACAATTGGAGCTGGCTGGGGTAGtagtggtggcggtggtacTGGTAACAGTGGAATGCCAAACGAAATGCCGGAATGGAAACGATATATAACAGGTGGTGCTAAAGCTTCGTATGGCAAACGTACCGAATTAAGCTTGATGGAACAGCGGCAAAGTTTGCCAATTTATCAGTTCAAAGATGAACTAAGCAAAGCGGTGGCTGATAATCAGATATTGATCGTCATCGGTGAGACTGGATCTGGAAAGACCACTCAAATAACACAGTATTTGGCGGAAGCTGGTTACGTAACTCGTGGTAAAATTGGCTGCACCCAACCACGTCGTGTTGCTGCAATGTCGGTGGCTAAGCGTGTGGCCGATGAATTTGGTTGTCGATTGGGAACGGAAGTTGGCTATACGATTCGTTTTGAAGACTGTACAAGTCCCGAAACAGTTATCAAATACATGACCGACGGTATGTTACTTCGTGAATGTCTTCTCGATGCCGATCTACGTGGTTATTCTGTGCTCATGTTGGATGAAGCTCATGAACGTACTATCCATACAGACGTTTTGTTTGGCCTGTTGAAAAAAGCGGTAAAGAAACGACCCGATCTCAAACTGATTGTTACATCGGCCACATTAGATGCGGTCAAATTTTCTCAATACTTTTTCGAGGCTCCTATATTCACTATTCCTGGCCGAACATTTCCGGTGGAAATATTGTACACGAAAGAACCGGAAACTGATTATATGGATGCTTCCCTATTGACTGTGATGCAAATTCATTTGACTGAACCACCGGGTGATATTCTTCTCTTTCTCACTGGTCAAGAGGAGATTGACACTGCTTGTGAAGTGCTTTATGAACGTATGAAATGTCTTGGTCCAGATGTGCCTGAGTTGCTCATCCTGCCGGTTTATTCGGCACTTCCTTCCGAAATGCAAACCAGAATATTTGAACCTACACCTCCTGGATCACGAAAAGTGGTGATTGCAACAAATATTGCCGAAACTTCACTGACAATCGATGGCATCTACTATGTGGTCGACCCGGGTTTTGTCAAACAAAACGTTTACAATCCGAAAACCGGTATGGATTCATTGGTGGTAACGCCTATTTCACAAGCACAAGCCAAACAACGAGCTGGTCGCGCTGGACGAACTGGTCCAGGTAAATGCTTCCGGTTATACACCGAAAGAGCGTATCGTGATGAAATGCTTACCACTCCAGTTCCTGAAATTCAACGAACGAATCTATCGGAAACAGTTTTGCAGCTAAAAGCTATGGGTATCAAcgatttaatcaattttgatttcatggATGCTCCACCAGCCGAAGCTTTATTGATGGCATTAGAACAACTGCATTCGTTAGGTGCATTAGACGATGAAGGACTGCTCACACGGTTAGGTCGACGTATGGCTGAATTTCCGCTAGAACCTCGTCTCTGTAAAGTGCTGCTGCAATCGGTTCAATTGGGATGTTCAGAAGAAGCATTGACCGTCGTTTCCATGTTGTCCGTGCAGAATGTTTTCTATCGGCCTAAGGACAAACAAGCGTTGGCCGATTCAAAAAAGGCCAAATTTAATCAACCGGAAGGCGACCATCTAACATTGTTGGCCGTATATAATGCTTGGAAAAATAACAAACTGTCTACTGCTTGGTGTTATGAGAATTTTGTTCAGGTTCGTACATTGAAACGAACACAGGATGTACGTAAACAATTGCTGGGTATCATGGATCGCCATCGATTAGATGTCATATCGTGTGGCCAGAATACAGCCAAATTGCAAAAGGCCATTTGTTCCGGTTTCTTTCGAAATGCATCGAAAAAAGATCCTCAGGAAGGCTATCGAACATTGGTCGATGGCCAAGTAGTCTATATTCATCCATCATCAGCACtgtttcatcaacaaccagAATGGGTCATTTACCATGAGATCGTGTTGACCACCAAAGAATATATGCGTGAAGTGACTACCATCGATCCAAGGTGGTTGGTGGATTTTGCACCGACATTCTTTCGATTCTCTGATCCAGCTAAGCTCTccaaacacaaaaaacaacttCGACTCGAACCATTGTATAACAAATATGAAGAACCAAATGCATGGCGTATTTCTCGTGTTCGCAAACGTcgaaattaa
- the LOC124490082 gene encoding UPF0389 protein CG9231, whose translation MSTDPKGHYPSALDRWLLVRYKKYATAQEVPNMVSSIMMRRIHEKARIHTAIVIMILSGVGMFTNAMIGKYQAKQGYSVEKAASEYQQEYNKRKEKELMAQMTK comes from the exons atgtCAACCGATCCGAAAGGTCATTATCCATCAGCATTGGATCGATGGCTTCTTGTCCGATATAAAAAATATGCTACTGCTCAGGAGGTCCCTAATATGGTCAG CTCAATCATGATGCGACGAATTCATGAAAAAGCTCGAATTCATACGGCAATCGTTATCATGATTTTATCCGGAGTCGGCATGTTCACCAATGCTATGATCGGTAAATATCAAGCAAAACAAGGTTATTCAGTCGAAAAAGCCGCCTCAGAGTATCAACAAGAATATAATAAACGTAAAGAGAAAGAGCTGATGGCACAAATGACGAAATAA
- the LOC124490036 gene encoding phosducin-like protein: protein MSNLDNKLLGEKNHYYCSSSSDDDDDDRSDYREISVQSKIKWEGTSCNTGPKGVIEDFQRYKKFENERRANRVRARLERMKKSASTVKTNVAAMTPATNVTTTAGDLNDLDDENDPFINEYIAKRMKEMLDRYQRSTASKQFGELKHLPSGEAFLKHIDDVQLRTVLIVTHIYNHKIVECNIMNNCLDKLARKYPDVLFCSLDAINVGMSREFTKYGVPALLIYKNGELIGNFVSLGDEFGADFDEKDVEDFLVENNILISSQLISSISVTSNLSKMEKQKQQSK from the exons ATGTCGAATCTGGACAATAAATTATTGGGTGAaaagaatcattattattgcagTAGCagcagtgatgatgatgatgatgatcgatctGATTATCGAGAAATTAGTGTTCAAAGCAAAATCAAATGGGAAGGAACCAGCTGTAAT ACTGGACCAAAAGGTGTAATCGAAGATTTTCAACGTtataaaaaattcgaaaatgaACGACGTGCAAATCGTGTACGTGCGCGATtggaaagaatgaaaaaatcggCATCAACAGTAAAGACGAATGTGGCTGCAATGACACCAGCAACTAATGTAACCACCACTGCAGGTGATTTGAATGATCTCGACGATGAGAATGATCCGTTCATCAATGAATACATTgcaaaaagaatgaaagaaatgcTCGACCGTTATCAACGATCAACGGCCAGCAAACAATTCGGCGAGCTTAAACATTTACCTAGTGGCGAGGCATTCCTTAAacacattgatgatgttcaatTACGAACCGTGTTGATCGTAACTCATATCTACAATCATAAGATTGTCGAATGTAACATCATGAACAATTGCCTTGATAAATTGGCCCGTAAATATCCCGATGTTCTATTCTGTTCACTCGATGCTATCAATGTTGGCATGAGCCGTGAATTT ACCAAATATGGAGTGCCCGCTCTATTAATCTACAAAAACGGTGAACTAATTGGTAATTTTGTTAGTCTTGGCGATGAATTTGGTGccgattttgatgaaaaagatgtCGAAGATTTCCTCGTCGA AAACAATATCCTCATTTCTAGTCAACTAATATCCAGTATTTCAGTCACATCAAATTTGTCCAAAAtggagaaacaaaaacaacaatcgaaatAA
- the LOC124489948 gene encoding nucleolar MIF4G domain-containing protein 1: MDRKKQRKIQRQEKKKIKNLYYRHRQTNEIKSENDNVESNQKEPVKAIKKKKKRTTDSKTNPKSSALIEHQRRLILKEEREIKRYEKLLKLRSYTKRNKLPKSFHLDGLADLIEFCDDRNENDGHEDGDRLDDHDMEQSSNEESENVEQEVNSELNDENESPVEYSEDEDDSDEKKSDDGKLREDIYGFLRDKQGNIVPQQDKRMDHAQKEQFISDVVVNENVQRKLRGLLNRLTSSNIKVISNDIIKLNVNHSRHVINKGIMNCLDKIVIECEHSLPSKLFAELAMLIAILSFEMSDDVGGYFIHTLVCRFDAAFANVSTWNASSKRLNNILTLILNMHSTGLVDYQLIYDIIDKFSEKLDNEKSIEIIDSILKTSGFLLRKEDPARMKSLILRIQTLSQGLSEQMASAGSRVKFMLESLVAIKNNNVAKIKTNETVVMNDLIESTLKSVIKKPRVPSIPGQYSAILQSSHWFSYTKQIVPLESIKGGQQQQQSTTTMIDEQITLNEKVDTAKLDRLCRALRLNTPLRRQLFAAIFTCGDYLDAAGKLISIGKKQSSEIINVVLHVAINEKCYNHFYFYLLQHLTNLDRKYRLALDFAIRDKITDLLSLPANNRTKLEQLMCHLLVANCLSITCLKVIQFSDMNEMYVQFIRNILQFVFDQSDDSIVTMVLGKIPKKDNFASAIKLFIACFMDAQAKDRASSIKRLQSLSHSY; this comes from the coding sequence atggatcgtAAAAAACAACGTAAAATTCAAcgacaagagaaaaaaaagataaaaaatctCTATTACCGACATCGACAAACAAACGAGATAAAATCGGAGAACGATAAtgtcgaatcgaatcaaaaagaGCCAGTCAAAgcaattaagaaaaaaaagaaacgaacCACCGATTCAAAAACTAATCCAAAATCCTCGGCCCTTATCGAGCATCAACGACGTTTAATACTCAAGGAGgaaagagaaataaaaagataCGAGAAACTGTTGAAACTTCGTAGCTATACTAAACGAAACAAATTACCCAAATCATTCCATCTGGATGGATTGGCCGATCTGATTGAATTCTGTGATGACCGAAATGAGAACGACGGCCATGAAGATGGTGATCGACTCGATGATCATGACAtggaacaatcatcaaatgaagaaTCCGAAAATGTAGAGCAAGAAGTTAAtagtgaattgaatgatgaaaacgaaTCACCAGTTGAATATagtgaagatgaagatgacaGTGATGAGAAAAAGTCTGATGATGGCAAACTTCGTGAAGATATTTATGGTTTTCTTCGTGATAAACAAGGAAACATTGTTCCACAACAAGACAAGCGAATGGATCATGCTCAAAAAGAGCAATTCATTTCGGATGTTGTagtcaatgaaaatgtacaACGGAAATTACGAGGTCTTCTCAATCGACTCACCTCATCGAACATTAAGGTTATAAGTAACGATATTATCAAACTCAATGTCAACCACAGTCGACACGTCATCAACAAAGGAATAATGAATTGTTTAGATAAGATTGTCATCGAATGTGAACATAGCTTACCTTCCAAATTGTTCGCCGAATTAGCCATGTTGATTGCCATTCTAAGCTTTGAAATGAGCGATGATGTCGGTGGATATTTCATCCATACTTTGGTTTGCCGATTTGATGCTGCTTTTGCCAATGTTTCCACATGGAATGCATCCAGTAAACGATTAAACAACATTCTCACGCTCATCCTTAACATGCATTCTACTGGCCTGGTCGATTATCAATTAATCTACGATATAATTGACAAATTCAGCGAAAAActtgacaatgaaaaatccatTGAAATCATCGATTCCATTCTCAAAACATCAGGTTTTCTCTTACGTAAAGAAGATCCGGCTAGAATGAAATCACTCATCTTACGGATACAAACGTTAAGCCAAGGATTGAGCGAACAAATGGCCAGTGCTGGAAGTCGAGTGAAATTTATGCTCGAATCATTAGTTGCCATCAAGAACAACAATGTGgccaaaatcaaaacaaacgaaactGTAGTCATGaatgatttaattgaatCGACGTTAAAATCAGTTATCAAAAAGCCCAGAGTTCCATCAATACCTGGACAATATTCGGCAATATTACAGAGTTCGCATTGGTTTTCTTATACCAAACAAATTGTTCCGCTTGAATCGATCAAAggtggtcaacaacaacaacaatcaacgacaacgatgatagatgaacaaattacattgaatgaaaaagtgGATACAGCCAAACTAGACCGATTATGCCGTGCATTACGTTTGAATACACCGTTACGACGTCAATTATTTGCCGCCATATTTACTTGTGGTGATTATCTGGATGCAGCCGGTAAACTCATATCGATCggtaaaaaacaatcatcagaaATAATCAACGTTGTGTTACATGTTgccatcaatgaaaaatgttacAATCATTTCTACTTTTACCTACTACAACATCTGACCAATTTGGATAGGAAATATCGATTGGCATTAGATTTTGCCATACGAGACAAAATAACCGATTTGCTATCATTACCGGCGAATAATCGTACGAAACTTGAACAACTAATGTGTCACTTGTTGGTGGCCAATTGTCTGAGCATTACCTGTTTAAAAGTGATACAATTTTctgatatgaatgaaatgtacGTTCAATTCATTCGTAACATTCTTCAATTCGTTTTCGATCAATCGGATGATTCGATCGTCACGATGGTACTGGGAAAGATACCGAAAAAGGATAATTTTGCCAGTGcaatcaaattgttcattGCATGCTTTATGGATGCTCAGGCTAAAGATAGGGCTTCCAGTATTAAACGATTACAATCACTTTCTCATTCATATTGA